In Streptomyces sp. NBC_00878, a single window of DNA contains:
- a CDS encoding SWIM zinc finger family protein, translating into MTQQGVRWTADQVLALAPDVASRKAGSKLGAAGPWSEAGSTDEGTVWGLCRGSGSRPYQTVIDIADSAGPAYKCSCPSRKFPCKHALGLLLLWAGEDGAVPRGQVPDWAEEWTEARRKRADDKRAASAAGSPASGDPEAARLRAERRAERITAGAAELEQRLTDLLRGGLATAERAGYGLWEETAARMVDAQASGLAARVRELGAIPSSGPGWPVRLLEECALLHLLDQGWLRRERLPDGLASTVRSRIGLTGSADGPPVRDHWLVLAQYDTSDSRLTTRRIWLHGAESGRTVLLLSYGAAGRAPELALPVGLAFDAEMSAYPGAGQLRAALGEQFTSPAPTAVRPPGVSVARAAAQYGEALRDDPWLDSRPVVLGRVIPTPDGDDWQLADADGDLALPLTPAARSGSGLWRLVALSGGTPVTVFGECGHRGFTPLTAWPEGPGKAVPLC; encoded by the coding sequence ATGACTCAGCAGGGGGTGCGCTGGACTGCGGATCAGGTGCTGGCACTGGCGCCTGACGTCGCGTCACGCAAGGCGGGCAGCAAGCTCGGCGCGGCAGGGCCGTGGTCGGAGGCGGGGAGTACGGACGAGGGGACGGTGTGGGGACTGTGCAGGGGAAGTGGCAGCAGGCCGTATCAGACGGTGATCGACATCGCGGACTCCGCCGGGCCCGCCTACAAGTGCAGTTGCCCGAGCCGCAAGTTCCCGTGCAAGCACGCGCTGGGGCTGCTCCTGCTCTGGGCGGGCGAGGACGGCGCGGTGCCGCGGGGGCAGGTGCCGGACTGGGCGGAGGAGTGGACGGAGGCGCGGAGAAAGCGCGCGGACGACAAACGGGCGGCGAGCGCGGCGGGTTCCCCGGCCTCGGGTGATCCGGAGGCCGCGCGGCTCAGGGCGGAGCGGCGGGCCGAGCGGATCACCGCGGGGGCCGCGGAGTTGGAGCAGCGGCTGACCGACCTGCTCCGGGGCGGCCTGGCCACGGCGGAGCGGGCGGGGTACGGGCTGTGGGAGGAGACGGCGGCCCGGATGGTCGACGCACAGGCGTCCGGACTGGCCGCGCGGGTGCGGGAGTTGGGGGCGATCCCGTCGTCGGGGCCCGGCTGGCCGGTGCGGCTGCTGGAGGAGTGCGCGCTGCTCCATCTCCTCGACCAGGGCTGGCTGCGCCGCGAGCGGCTGCCGGACGGCCTGGCCTCGACGGTCCGGTCCCGGATCGGGCTGACCGGCTCGGCGGACGGCCCGCCGGTCCGCGACCACTGGCTGGTCCTCGCCCAGTACGACACGTCGGACAGCCGCCTCACCACCCGCCGCATCTGGTTGCACGGGGCGGAGTCGGGGCGCACGGTCCTGCTCCTGTCGTACGGGGCGGCCGGCCGCGCACCTGAACTGGCCCTGCCGGTCGGGCTGGCGTTCGACGCGGAGATGTCCGCGTATCCGGGTGCGGGGCAGCTGCGGGCCGCGCTCGGCGAGCAGTTCACGTCCCCGGCACCCACGGCCGTTCGCCCGCCGGGAGTGAGCGTGGCGCGGGCAGCCGCCCAGTACGGCGAGGCACTCCGGGACGACCCGTGGCTGGACTCCCGCCCGGTGGTACTCGGCCGCGTCATACCCACCCCGGACGGCGACGACTGGCAACTGGCCGACGCCGACGGCGATCTGGCGCTCCCCCTCACCCCGGCGGCCCGGTCCGGCTCCGGCCTGTGGCGCCTGGTCGCCCTCTCCGGCGGCACACCGGTCACGGTCTTCGGAGAGTGCGGCCACCGCGGCTTCACTCCCCTCACGGCCTGGCCGGAGGGCCCGGGCAAGGCGGTGCCCTTGTGCTGA
- a CDS encoding DUF5691 domain-containing protein — MNRTPAPTDAAGGSRWEELVTAALLGTARRTPSGVPAGREAPSALLDAAAVETLRRRAGMRPGRAAALVEPAAADPRPALPTAAVHRLGMLLADRTGTGGGSGGGNGGGRRGSTPDLMELLPQWLATANQRGFAPPPETLPALLDAARGRTDLRPAVLTFAGPRALWLARLNADWRFALRSTPGGGAALPGPEEPDRIRELWEEGLFAERVALLSAIRTRDAAAARDLLAATWATERAEDRLMFLDSLRTGLCAADEPFLERALADRSRNVRATAAELLSALPGSALAGRMAERAESCVAVDHTHGTPTIAVEAPHECDPGMERDGVVPKAPAGRGERSWWLGQLVEAAPLGTWSRRLGGRTPEEIVALPVADDWQGELHAAWCRAAVRQRDPSWSRALLGAPAAPEAGGPGAVSLAERAKLLGMLGAAERADWVAGFIAVHGLSEAFQLLGVCAVPWAGPLGRAVVDALNIARDAGSYPWSFSGVMGLAERCLDPSEAPHLETLTAVPDEQENAAPGAGSYWAESFQRLVTTLRLRAAMQRELTEE; from the coding sequence ATGAACAGGACCCCCGCCCCCACGGACGCGGCCGGCGGCAGCCGCTGGGAGGAGCTCGTGACCGCGGCGCTCCTGGGGACCGCGCGGCGTACGCCGTCGGGGGTGCCGGCCGGCCGGGAGGCGCCGTCGGCGTTGCTGGACGCGGCGGCCGTCGAGACCCTGCGACGGCGGGCCGGGATGCGGCCGGGGCGGGCGGCGGCCCTGGTGGAGCCCGCGGCGGCGGACCCGCGTCCGGCGTTGCCGACCGCGGCCGTACACAGACTGGGGATGCTGCTCGCCGACCGAACCGGGACGGGCGGAGGCAGCGGTGGCGGTAACGGCGGCGGCCGCAGAGGGTCGACTCCCGACCTCATGGAGCTGCTGCCGCAGTGGCTCGCCACGGCGAACCAACGCGGGTTCGCACCACCCCCGGAGACGCTGCCCGCGCTGCTGGACGCGGCCCGGGGGCGTACGGACCTACGGCCGGCGGTACTGACGTTCGCGGGGCCGCGCGCACTGTGGCTGGCCCGGCTGAACGCGGACTGGCGGTTCGCGCTGCGCTCGACACCGGGCGGCGGGGCAGCTCTGCCCGGGCCCGAGGAGCCCGATCGCATACGGGAGTTGTGGGAGGAGGGGCTGTTCGCCGAGCGGGTCGCGCTCCTCTCGGCGATACGGACGCGGGACGCGGCAGCCGCGCGGGACCTGCTCGCCGCGACGTGGGCGACGGAGCGGGCCGAGGACCGGCTGATGTTCCTCGACTCGTTGCGGACGGGGCTGTGCGCGGCGGACGAGCCGTTCCTGGAGCGGGCGTTGGCCGACCGGAGCCGCAACGTACGGGCCACGGCGGCGGAGTTGCTGTCCGCGCTGCCCGGTTCGGCGCTCGCCGGGCGGATGGCGGAGCGCGCGGAGTCCTGCGTGGCCGTGGACCACACGCACGGCACGCCGACGATAGCGGTCGAAGCGCCGCACGAGTGCGATCCGGGCATGGAGCGGGACGGAGTCGTTCCCAAGGCTCCGGCGGGGCGGGGTGAACGGTCCTGGTGGCTGGGCCAGTTGGTGGAGGCGGCACCGCTCGGTACGTGGTCGCGGCGGCTCGGGGGACGTACGCCGGAGGAGATCGTGGCGTTGCCCGTGGCGGACGACTGGCAGGGCGAGTTGCATGCCGCGTGGTGCCGGGCGGCGGTGCGCCAGCGCGACCCTTCCTGGTCCAGAGCGCTGCTGGGAGCCCCCGCCGCGCCGGAGGCGGGCGGCCCCGGCGCGGTGTCACTCGCCGAGCGGGCGAAGCTGCTCGGCATGCTGGGGGCCGCGGAGCGGGCCGACTGGGTGGCGGGGTTCATAGCCGTGCACGGCCTGTCCGAGGCGTTCCAGCTGCTCGGAGTGTGCGCGGTGCCCTGGGCGGGGCCCTTGGGGCGGGCGGTGGTCGACGCTCTCAACATCGCGCGCGACGCGGGGAGTTATCCATGGAGTTTCAGCGGAGTCATGGGCCTGGCCGAACGCTGCCTGGACCCTTCGGAGGCGCCCCACCTGGAAACCCTCACAGCCGTCCCCGACGAACAGGAGAACGCGGCCCCCGGCGCCGGCAGCTACTGGGCGGAGTCCTTCCAACGCCTGGTCACAACGTTGCGCCTACGGGCGGCCATGCAGAGAGAACTCACGGAGGAATAA
- a CDS encoding VWA domain-containing protein: MSAGAVNTEAADEAGAPDPADADADADAFAFAFAVDERLRRWRLVLGGEDADGTGCSLAGQDAAMDGALGALYGNGKGGTARAGRERSAGLGASAPSVARWLGDIRTYFPSSVVQVMQRDAIDRLGLSALLLEPEMLEAVEADVHLVGTLLSLNKAMPETTKETARAVVRKVVQDLEKRLATRTRATLTGALDRSARINRPRHHDIDWNRTISANLKHYLPEYRTIVPERLIGYGRASQSVKKEVILCIDQSGSMAASVVYASVFGAVLASMRSINTRLVVFDTAVVDLTDQLDDPVDVLFGTQLGGGTDINRALAYCQSQITRPADTVVVLISDLYEGGIRNEMLKRVAAMKASGVQFVTLLALSDEGAPAYDREHAAALAALDAPAFACTPDLFPDVMAAAIEKRPLPIPDAGNPGQ; the protein is encoded by the coding sequence ATGAGCGCGGGAGCGGTGAACACGGAAGCGGCTGACGAGGCCGGCGCGCCCGATCCGGCCGACGCCGACGCCGACGCCGACGCCTTCGCCTTCGCCTTCGCCGTCGACGAGCGACTTCGGCGTTGGCGGCTCGTGCTGGGTGGGGAGGACGCGGACGGCACTGGGTGCTCGCTCGCCGGGCAGGACGCCGCGATGGACGGGGCGCTCGGTGCGTTGTACGGGAACGGCAAGGGGGGCACGGCGCGGGCGGGGAGGGAGCGTTCGGCGGGGCTCGGGGCGTCGGCGCCGTCCGTTGCCCGGTGGTTGGGGGACATCCGGACGTACTTCCCGTCCTCCGTCGTCCAGGTCATGCAGCGGGACGCCATCGACCGGCTCGGCCTGTCCGCCCTGCTCCTGGAGCCGGAGATGCTGGAGGCGGTGGAGGCGGACGTCCACCTGGTCGGCACGCTGTTGTCGCTCAACAAGGCCATGCCCGAGACGACCAAGGAAACGGCACGAGCGGTCGTACGCAAGGTGGTTCAGGACCTGGAGAAGCGGCTCGCGACCCGTACCAGGGCCACGCTCACCGGTGCTCTCGACCGCAGTGCCCGTATCAACCGGCCACGCCACCACGACATCGACTGGAACCGCACGATCTCGGCCAACCTCAAGCACTACCTGCCCGAGTACCGCACGATCGTGCCCGAGCGGCTCATCGGGTACGGGCGCGCGTCGCAGTCGGTGAAGAAGGAGGTCATCCTCTGCATCGACCAGTCGGGGTCGATGGCGGCGTCGGTCGTCTACGCGTCCGTGTTCGGTGCGGTGCTCGCCTCCATGCGGTCCATCAACACCCGGCTCGTAGTGTTCGACACGGCGGTCGTCGATCTCACCGACCAACTCGACGACCCGGTCGACGTGCTGTTCGGTACGCAGCTCGGCGGCGGTACGGACATCAACAGGGCGCTGGCGTACTGCCAGTCGCAGATCACGCGCCCGGCCGACACCGTGGTCGTCCTCATAAGCGACCTCTACGAAGGCGGCATCCGGAACGAGATGCTGAAGCGGGTCGCGGCGATGAAGGCATCGGGGGTGCAGTTCGTGACGCTGCTGGCGCTGTCCGACGAGGGGGCTCCCGCGTACGACCGTGAGCACGCGGCGGCGCTCGCGGCGCTGGACGCACCGGCGTTCGCCTGTACGCCCGACCTCTTCCCGGACGTGATGGCCGCGGCGATCGAGAAGCGCCCGCTGCCGATACCGGACGCCGGGAACCCGGGGCAGTAG
- a CDS encoding DUF5682 family protein yields MSGRDGTTGPLLLGVRHHGPGSARAVRAALEAAGPRTVLIEGPPEADALIALAADEDMRPPVALLAHVVDEPGRSAFWPLAEFSPEWVAIRWALEHGVPARFIDLPATHTLAWGREETEGKEEKEASEEEASERGEGARAREPGGLPAEPEEAVRIDPLAVLAHTAGYDDPERWWEDVIEHRGAHDGDALAPFVPFEVLGEAMGALREAYGTGGHERDLVREAYMRLQVRAAQREFGDDVAVVCGAWHVPALRQRTTVAADRALLKGLPKAKADMTWVPWTHRRLSRMSGYGAGIDSPGWYGHLFGAADRPIERWMTKVARLLRDEDRLVSSAHVIEAVRLADTLAAMRGRPLPGLTETTDAVRAVMCEGSDVPLALVHDRLVVGDVLGEVPAAAPAVPLQRDLDRLQRRLRLKPEAQERELELDLRKENDAGRSRLLHRLRLLGVEWGEPAASRGSTGTFRETWRLRWEPELAVRVAEAGVWGTTVIAAATAKAEADAVGARSLADVTGLAERCLLAELPDALPVVMRILADRAALDTDVGHLAQALPALVRSLRYGDVRGTGTQALAEVAAGLAERVFVGLPPACAALDTEAAEEMRGHVDAVHGAVGLLGEGDEDASARAEDASARAGERARTGGGSRVGIRGRWHGVLGTLSGRDTVPGVIRGRAVRLLLDDGELGQEEAARLMGLVLSPGTEPGDAAAWIEGFVGGGSGGGLLLVHDERLLGLVDAWLTGVPGDAFTDVLPLLRRTFSAYEPGVRRTLGELVRRGPGTRGSATAAASGIPGFAPDLDTGRADAVLPVLRMLLGLDEAADAAADSSTNDSSTNDTSTSTSTNDNDADDNDLVGVGR; encoded by the coding sequence GTGAGCGGACGCGACGGGACGACCGGGCCCCTGCTGCTCGGGGTGCGCCACCACGGCCCCGGCTCGGCCCGGGCCGTACGGGCCGCGCTGGAGGCGGCGGGCCCGCGCACCGTACTCATCGAAGGGCCGCCGGAGGCCGACGCGTTGATCGCGCTGGCCGCCGACGAGGACATGCGGCCGCCCGTCGCCCTTCTCGCGCATGTCGTGGACGAGCCGGGGCGGTCGGCGTTCTGGCCGCTCGCCGAGTTCTCGCCGGAATGGGTGGCCATCCGCTGGGCCCTGGAGCACGGGGTGCCGGCCCGCTTCATCGACCTCCCGGCCACGCACACGCTGGCATGGGGACGGGAGGAGACGGAGGGGAAAGAGGAGAAGGAGGCATCGGAGGAGGAAGCGTCGGAGAGAGGGGAGGGGGCGAGGGCGCGGGAGCCGGGCGGACTTCCGGCCGAGCCCGAGGAGGCCGTGCGGATCGACCCGCTCGCCGTGCTCGCCCACACCGCCGGGTACGACGACCCCGAGCGGTGGTGGGAGGACGTGATCGAGCACCGGGGGGCGCACGACGGGGACGCGTTGGCACCGTTTGTGCCGTTCGAGGTGCTCGGCGAGGCGATGGGGGCGCTGCGGGAGGCGTACGGAACCGGCGGACACGAGCGGGATCTCGTGCGGGAGGCGTACATGCGGCTCCAGGTGCGGGCGGCTCAGCGGGAGTTCGGGGACGACGTGGCCGTGGTGTGCGGTGCCTGGCACGTGCCCGCGCTGCGGCAGCGGACCACCGTCGCCGCCGACCGGGCGCTGTTGAAGGGACTGCCCAAGGCCAAGGCCGACATGACGTGGGTGCCCTGGACGCACCGGCGGCTGTCGCGGATGAGCGGCTACGGCGCGGGGATCGACTCACCGGGCTGGTACGGGCACTTGTTCGGCGCCGCCGACCGCCCGATCGAGCGCTGGATGACGAAGGTGGCCCGGCTGCTGCGTGACGAGGACCGGCTCGTCTCGTCGGCGCACGTCATAGAGGCGGTGCGGCTCGCCGACACGCTCGCCGCGATGCGGGGCCGCCCCCTGCCCGGCCTGACCGAGACCACCGACGCCGTACGGGCCGTGATGTGCGAGGGCTCGGACGTGCCGCTCGCGCTCGTGCACGACCGGCTCGTCGTCGGTGATGTCCTGGGCGAGGTGCCCGCGGCGGCGCCCGCCGTGCCGTTGCAGCGAGACCTCGACCGGCTCCAGCGGCGGCTGCGGCTCAAACCGGAGGCGCAGGAGCGGGAGTTGGAGCTCGACCTGCGCAAGGAGAACGACGCCGGGCGCAGCAGGCTGCTGCACCGGCTGCGCCTTCTGGGCGTCGAGTGGGGCGAGCCGGCCGCGTCGCGCGGCAGCACCGGTACGTTCCGGGAGACCTGGCGGCTGCGGTGGGAGCCGGAGCTGGCGGTGCGGGTGGCCGAGGCCGGGGTGTGGGGCACGACCGTGATCGCTGCCGCGACCGCGAAGGCCGAGGCGGACGCCGTCGGCGCACGCTCCCTCGCCGACGTCACGGGCCTCGCCGAGCGCTGCCTCCTCGCCGAACTCCCGGACGCGCTCCCGGTGGTGATGCGGATCCTCGCCGACCGCGCCGCCCTGGACACCGACGTCGGGCACCTCGCCCAGGCACTGCCCGCCCTGGTCCGCTCCCTCCGCTACGGCGACGTGCGCGGCACCGGTACGCAGGCCCTGGCCGAGGTCGCCGCGGGGCTGGCCGAGCGCGTCTTCGTCGGGCTGCCCCCGGCCTGCGCCGCGCTCGACACGGAGGCCGCGGAGGAGATGCGGGGCCATGTGGACGCGGTCCACGGGGCAGTGGGGTTGCTGGGGGAGGGGGACGAGGATGCCTCCGCGCGGGCCGAGGACGCCTCCGCGCGGGCCGGGGAGAGGGCCCGGACAGGGGGCGGCTCCCGTGTGGGTATACGTGGCCGTTGGCACGGCGTTCTGGGCACGCTGTCCGGGCGGGACACGGTTCCCGGGGTCATCCGGGGGCGGGCTGTGCGGTTGCTGCTGGACGACGGGGAGTTGGGGCAGGAGGAGGCTGCGCGGCTCATGGGGCTCGTGCTGTCGCCGGGGACGGAGCCGGGGGACGCGGCGGCGTGGATCGAGGGGTTCGTCGGCGGGGGTTCCGGGGGCGGGCTGCTGCTCGTGCACGACGAGCGGCTGCTCGGGCTGGTCGACGCCTGGCTGACGGGGGTGCCGGGGGACGCGTTCACCGACGTGCTGCCGTTGCTGCGGCGCACCTTCTCGGCGTACGAGCCCGGAGTGCGCCGCACCCTTGGCGAACTGGTCCGGCGCGGACCGGGAACCCGCGGCAGCGCCACGGCCGCCGCCTCGGGCATACCTGGCTTCGCGCCCGATCTCGACACCGGGCGCGCCGACGCGGTGCTGCCGGTGCTGCGCATGTTGCTGGGGCTGGACGAAGCCGCGGACGCCGCCGCCGACAGCAGCACCAATGACAGCAGCACCAATGACACCAGCACCAGTACCAGCACCAACGACAACGACGCCGATGACAACGACCTTGTGGGGGTGGGCCGATGA
- a CDS encoding AAA family ATPase — MSVSVDQTSVEPSQHHSAHTREAAEGEALRPHAENAFAAELGALAAQDDRPRPVRWRMSPWAVATYLLGGTLPDGTVITPKYVGPRRIVEVAVTTLATDRALLLLGVPGTAKTWVSEHLAAAVSGDSTLLVQGTAGTPEEAIRYGWNYAQLLANGPSRDALVPSPVMRAMAEGMTARVEELTRIPADVQDSLITILSEKTLPIPELGSEVQAVRGFNLIATANDRDRGVNDLSSALRRRFNTVVLPLPESADAEVDIVSRRVDQIGRSLDLPSVPDGVDEIRRVVTVFRELRDGLTADGRTKLKSPSGTLSTAEAISVVTNGLALAAHFGDGVLRASDVAAGILGAVVRDPAADRVIWQEYLEAVVRERDGWKDFYRACREVSA; from the coding sequence ATGTCCGTGTCCGTCGACCAGACGTCCGTCGAACCGAGCCAGCACCACTCCGCGCACACGAGGGAAGCAGCGGAGGGCGAGGCGCTGCGGCCGCACGCCGAGAACGCGTTCGCCGCCGAGCTCGGGGCACTGGCCGCGCAGGACGACCGCCCGCGTCCGGTCCGCTGGCGGATGTCGCCGTGGGCCGTCGCGACCTACCTGCTCGGCGGCACGCTGCCGGACGGCACGGTGATCACGCCGAAGTACGTCGGCCCGCGCCGCATCGTCGAGGTCGCCGTCACCACGCTCGCCACCGACCGGGCCCTGCTCCTGCTCGGCGTGCCCGGCACGGCGAAGACGTGGGTGTCCGAGCACCTGGCGGCGGCGGTCAGCGGCGACTCCACCCTGCTCGTGCAGGGCACGGCCGGCACCCCGGAGGAGGCGATCCGCTACGGCTGGAACTACGCGCAACTGCTCGCGAACGGGCCGAGCCGGGACGCGCTGGTGCCCAGCCCGGTCATGCGGGCCATGGCGGAGGGGATGACGGCCCGGGTCGAGGAGCTGACCCGTATCCCCGCCGACGTACAGGACTCGCTCATCACGATCCTGTCGGAAAAGACCCTGCCGATACCGGAGTTGGGCTCGGAGGTTCAGGCCGTACGGGGGTTCAACCTGATCGCCACGGCCAACGACCGCGACCGCGGCGTGAACGACCTGTCCAGCGCCCTGCGCCGCCGTTTCAACACGGTGGTCCTGCCGCTGCCGGAGAGCGCCGACGCCGAGGTCGACATCGTCTCGCGCCGCGTCGACCAGATCGGCCGCTCCCTCGACCTGCCCTCCGTGCCCGACGGCGTCGACGAGATCCGCCGTGTCGTCACGGTCTTCCGGGAGCTGCGCGACGGCCTCACCGCCGACGGGCGTACGAAGCTGAAGTCGCCCAGCGGCACACTGTCCACCGCGGAGGCCATCTCCGTCGTCACGAACGGGCTCGCCCTGGCCGCCCACTTCGGGGACGGAGTTCTGCGCGCGAGCGACGTCGCCGCGGGCATCCTCGGTGCCGTCGTCCGCGACCCGGCGGCCGACCGCGTCATCTGGCAGGAGTACCTGGAAGCGGTCGTCCGCGAGCGCGACGGCTGGAAGGACTTCTACCGCGCCTGCCGGGAGGTGAGCGCGTGA